The Deltaproteobacteria bacterium genome includes a window with the following:
- a CDS encoding response regulator, producing MPPKPKLGELLISAGILDELQVKSALARQQRWGGKFGENVIALEFCDAETLNRVVAKQLGVRPVSIRRTRIDLTLLQKFPKNIALKQMVLPLSTDGKSFTVAMADPNDGEAARDTEFRLGKRLNIMVADAKALAVRIEQAYQSMEAGESELEPESEEIDVSDGDPNLLEPAPEEAAPAPAMDSSSRAASSGHLRVVVPPRAVETPPDLVSEEPEAEIVSEGSVPPPKIAARTPTGTQATDTAGNLVLIVDSDEDVRRQLRLVLRRHGCRVVETGDGLHVVDLIKSQRPQLLMIDLSTQDVAGIDMCRKLKSSQAFSGVPIVLMSGQFSDWRSRDDLMELTSASAFVPKPLDLHQARITVQRLLETGSRDTVSQSEIEAQHIASELVKSALQFYEAGDYAKAIPLFIEAADYHDSDGNTHYYLAEAYTAAGQKYKSLGAYEKAVDRMQDSFLVLKKLAVAYEKLGFKRKAYEAFERSARVCPNPQLKQKILAYMAKML from the coding sequence ATGCCACCAAAACCAAAACTGGGAGAACTGCTGATCAGCGCGGGCATCCTGGATGAGCTCCAGGTGAAATCCGCGCTTGCCAGGCAGCAGCGCTGGGGCGGGAAGTTCGGGGAAAATGTCATTGCCCTTGAGTTCTGTGATGCCGAAACTTTGAACCGGGTAGTTGCCAAGCAGCTCGGCGTTCGTCCTGTTTCAATTCGCAGGACCCGCATTGATCTGACACTGCTGCAGAAATTTCCCAAAAATATCGCACTGAAGCAGATGGTATTGCCGCTATCGACGGATGGTAAATCATTCACCGTTGCGATGGCAGATCCAAATGATGGAGAAGCCGCCCGGGATACGGAGTTCCGGCTAGGCAAGCGTCTGAACATCATGGTGGCTGACGCCAAAGCATTAGCCGTCCGGATTGAGCAGGCCTATCAGTCCATGGAAGCTGGCGAATCAGAATTGGAACCGGAATCGGAAGAGATAGATGTCTCCGACGGGGATCCGAATCTGCTGGAACCTGCCCCGGAGGAAGCCGCTCCGGCACCAGCAATGGACAGTTCATCCCGAGCGGCCTCTTCCGGACACTTGCGAGTAGTTGTGCCTCCCCGTGCGGTTGAAACACCGCCTGATCTTGTGTCCGAAGAGCCCGAAGCGGAGATTGTCTCTGAAGGTTCAGTGCCGCCTCCGAAGATAGCAGCCCGCACCCCGACTGGGACGCAAGCGACGGACACGGCGGGAAATCTTGTCCTGATTGTTGATTCGGATGAAGACGTGCGGAGACAGCTCCGGCTGGTGCTGCGGCGACATGGCTGCCGTGTGGTTGAAACCGGTGACGGACTTCATGTGGTTGATCTGATCAAGAGCCAGAGGCCGCAATTGCTTATGATAGATCTTTCCACTCAGGATGTTGCTGGCATTGACATGTGCCGCAAGCTGAAAAGTTCCCAGGCATTCTCAGGCGTTCCGATTGTCCTGATGAGTGGCCAGTTCTCTGACTGGCGTTCCCGGGATGACCTCATGGAGCTTACCAGTGCGTCTGCTTTCGTGCCCAAGCCGCTGGATCTGCACCAGGCCCGCATTACTGTTCAGCGACTTCTGGAAACAGGATCAAGGGATACGGTTTCCCAGTCCGAAATTGAGGCCCAGCATATTGCCAGCGAACTGGTAAAGTCAGCGCTCCAGTTTTATGAGGCTGGAGATTATGCCAAGGCTATCCCGCTGTTCATTGAAGCGGCCGATTATCACGACTCTGACGGTAATACGCACTATTATCTTGCTGAGGCCTACACGGCGGCCGGACAGAAGTACAAATCCCTGGGTGCATATGAGAAGGCCGTTGACCGGATGCAGGATAGTTTCCTCGTCCTGAAAAAACTGGCGGTGGCCTATGAGAAACTCGGCTTCAAGCGCAAGGCCTATGAGGCGTTTGAGCGCTCTGCCCGTGTCTGTCCGAATCCTCAGCTCAAGCAGAAAATCCTCGCCTATATGGCCAAGATGCTGTAG
- a CDS encoding DUF2236 domain-containing protein, which produces MTVSRADLERYLDRLASRIQNPSYGLFGPESMLWKLNRESIIFLGGGRAALLQTAHPFVAHGVDQHSKTKTDPQGRFRRTFANVFAMVFGDLSDATRSARRVHAIHDRITGLITERIGAFDLNSPYEANKEEALLWVHATLWDTSILVYEHMFGPLPLPVKDRYYEETKLFAYLFGIPDSVLPPNWTEFMEYNRKMWESDVLAAGRPASEIAHFILQSPRPELKPVFAWYKIITAALLPERIRHQFNIGYGRAEKAVFDASLRAIRTVYPKVPERLRYLPAYNEAQRRIRGKEGKDLFGKIVEKSVLLGLKRRESQAA; this is translated from the coding sequence ATGACCGTCAGTCGCGCCGACCTTGAACGCTATCTGGATCGTCTTGCGAGCAGGATCCAAAACCCCTCCTATGGACTGTTCGGCCCAGAATCGATGCTCTGGAAGCTGAACCGTGAGTCGATAATTTTCCTGGGAGGTGGCCGGGCTGCCCTTTTGCAAACTGCCCATCCGTTCGTTGCACACGGAGTCGATCAGCATTCCAAAACCAAAACTGATCCGCAGGGCCGCTTTCGGCGGACATTCGCCAACGTGTTTGCCATGGTGTTCGGCGATCTGTCCGACGCGACGAGATCAGCACGGCGTGTCCATGCGATCCATGACCGTATCACGGGGCTCATCACGGAGCGAATAGGCGCTTTCGATCTTAATTCACCCTATGAGGCCAACAAGGAAGAAGCTCTGCTCTGGGTGCATGCAACACTGTGGGATACCTCCATCCTGGTATATGAGCACATGTTTGGCCCCCTGCCGCTCCCAGTGAAAGACCGCTACTATGAGGAAACGAAGCTTTTCGCCTACCTGTTCGGCATTCCCGATTCTGTACTCCCGCCCAACTGGACCGAGTTCATGGAGTACAATCGAAAAATGTGGGAATCAGACGTACTCGCTGCGGGGCGCCCCGCAAGCGAAATTGCCCACTTCATCCTGCAGTCACCGCGCCCCGAACTGAAACCGGTATTTGCCTGGTACAAGATCATCACCGCCGCGCTATTGCCTGAGCGTATTCGTCACCAGTTCAATATCGGATATGGCCGGGCAGAAAAGGCGGTTTTTGATGCCTCACTCCGTGCCATCCGAACCGTCTATCCTAAAGTCCCAGAACGCCTGCGGTACTTGCCCGCCTACAACGAAGCCCAGCGGCGGATTAGGGGTAAAGAGGGGAAGGATCTATTCGGCAAGATCGTCGAGAAGTCCGTTCTGCTGGGACTGAAGCGCCGGGAATCACAAGCGGCCTGA